A window of Infirmifilum lucidum contains these coding sequences:
- a CDS encoding ASCH domain-containing protein: MIKRLMFSKKYIPLILSGRKTATIRATSPGVKPGDVILIHAGGKIIGKAVIKEVRRLRLGEITDEIARLDGFNSAEELTKALREHYQYLGEKSYVYLVTFELTEKFESFVDEHLEAWPYAETPREVAKIALQHLELDGDERNILILVAREGSIRRAAYKLGDIKLRPVVRGVLREVARRLEERGLVKRRA, encoded by the coding sequence ATGATCAAGCGTTTAATGTTCTCCAAGAAGTATATACCGCTGATACTCAGTGGCAGGAAAACAGCCACGATAAGGGCAACCTCTCCAGGCGTGAAACCCGGAGACGTCATCCTAATACATGCCGGCGGGAAGATAATCGGGAAGGCGGTAATAAAGGAGGTGCGTAGGCTGAGGCTCGGAGAGATTACTGACGAGATCGCGAGACTGGACGGCTTTAACAGCGCAGAAGAGCTGACAAAGGCCCTGCGCGAACACTACCAATACCTGGGAGAAAAGAGCTACGTTTACCTCGTCACGTTCGAGCTCACCGAGAAGTTCGAGAGCTTTGTCGACGAGCACCTAGAAGCCTGGCCCTACGCTGAAACGCCACGGGAAGTCGCTAAAATTGCGCTTCAACATTTGGAGCTGGACGGGGATGAAAGGAATATTCTGATCCTCGTAGCAAGAGAGGGGAGCATCCGCAGGGCAGCATATAAGCTCGGCGACATAAAGCTGAGGCCCGTTGTTAGAGGCGTTCTGCGCGAGGTTGCTAGGCGCCTCGAGGAGAGAGGCCTTGTCAAGCGGAGAGCATAA
- a CDS encoding tagaturonate epimerase family protein: MSRIPDYLGKMPHLSVGVRIPEIFLEGILEGFKQEESIGGVMLSYHRETAPEYVINAPPGTYEITRGHTGTSIRKYIELSVARAREKGVAIEVEADHVSVTVSSTEAVRRIVGGGPQRTLSSDDLSKALQYIRDEIREAAETRSINFFTIDTCDLIDYGADELSDEEVDTLFRDYIGDSSIVGRYTSVDVDLEGFRLKFSELDAKRVALKLYRSIEAVERVYRIIKEEVPWEFGVEIAFDETPKTTDPRELFFVLQEVTSRGIPVDFIAPNVGFKKREDYEGDLEGLYSRVKTYSKISSLFGILLSFHSGSGSSPFSMKGPGVHNAIREATEGLFKYKVSGVYFELLVHLMSAHSSPRVRRFFEEMYEDILSFLERQVQSRGELYDRTLESLYEEHLRLSQSRGKRLVDTPLFRHYSFIALSLRRDGRRYIRDGIIELYQEEPEFRVTVDRELSRLTSQLIKSLGFSGNAALVQAHKYLTRNKR; this comes from the coding sequence ATGTCCAGAATACCTGACTACCTTGGGAAGATGCCTCACCTGTCTGTAGGTGTTAGAATCCCAGAGATCTTCCTCGAGGGCATCCTGGAGGGGTTCAAGCAAGAGGAGAGCATTGGCGGCGTAATGCTTTCTTACCACCGCGAGACTGCTCCAGAGTATGTGATAAATGCCCCTCCGGGCACTTATGAGATTACTAGGGGTCACACGGGAACGTCTATTAGAAAGTACATTGAGCTCAGTGTGGCCAGAGCTAGGGAGAAAGGCGTAGCTATAGAGGTGGAGGCCGACCACGTTTCAGTCACAGTATCCAGCACTGAAGCTGTTAGGCGGATAGTAGGGGGAGGGCCTCAGAGAACTCTGTCGAGCGATGATCTTTCAAAAGCTCTACAGTATATCCGGGACGAGATTAGAGAAGCGGCGGAGACTCGCAGTATCAATTTCTTCACGATCGATACATGCGACTTGATAGACTACGGTGCTGACGAGCTAAGCGACGAAGAGGTGGACACCCTATTCAGGGACTATATCGGCGATAGCAGCATAGTAGGCCGCTACACTAGTGTAGACGTAGATCTCGAAGGCTTTCGGCTGAAGTTCAGCGAGCTGGACGCGAAGAGGGTTGCTCTCAAGCTGTATAGAAGCATTGAGGCTGTAGAGCGTGTTTACAGGATCATTAAGGAGGAAGTGCCCTGGGAGTTTGGGGTTGAGATAGCCTTCGACGAGACCCCTAAAACCACAGACCCTAGGGAGCTCTTCTTCGTCCTTCAGGAGGTAACGTCCCGAGGCATACCTGTAGACTTCATTGCCCCGAACGTGGGCTTCAAGAAGAGGGAGGACTATGAAGGTGACCTGGAAGGGCTTTATAGCCGCGTAAAAACATATTCGAAAATCTCGAGCCTCTTCGGGATACTCCTCTCCTTTCACAGCGGTAGCGGAAGCTCGCCCTTCTCGATGAAGGGCCCAGGAGTACACAATGCTATTAGGGAGGCCACCGAGGGGCTTTTCAAGTACAAGGTCTCCGGCGTGTACTTCGAGCTCCTCGTGCACTTAATGTCTGCACATAGCTCTCCGCGTGTCAGGAGGTTTTTTGAGGAGATGTATGAGGATATTCTTTCCTTCCTCGAGCGCCAAGTTCAGAGCAGAGGGGAGCTATATGACAGAACTCTCGAGAGCTTATATGAAGAGCACCTGAGGCTTAGCCAGTCTCGGGGCAAGCGCCTCGTTGACACGCCCCTTTTCCGCCACTACTCCTTCATAGCTCTGAGCCTGAGGAGGGACGGCAGGAGGTACATCCGCGACGGAATAATAGAACTCTACCAGGAGGAGCCTGAGTTCAGGGTGACTGTTGACAGGGAACTTTCAAGACTGACGTCGCAGCTCATCAAGAGCCTCGGCTTCTCCGGTAATGCGGCTCTAGTGCAGGCACACAAATATTTAACCC